A portion of the Natronococcus sp. AD-5 genome contains these proteins:
- a CDS encoding ABC transporter substrate-binding protein yields MTEHDYVTMDRRTALQATLGTAAFAVAGCFSNDPDDGTDFRIGGRWAPNRDPLDSGDQTRRLGITEALVDVDYDANPVAGLATEWNRLDDHRWEFVLREDVSFHDGELLDAAATVTSLRRTTESAAFEDVPIETVDAVDTTTVAIETETPFSPLPAHLSRNEAAILSPDNIGSDGVIDEPIGTGPFAVDEFHPESELHLVRHDDYHGNLPGFETVRYEVVDDDQTRRMKLENGEIEMARMLPNETVEPLESADGIDVYTPEIPRIRFLTFDTRSEPFADKRVRQAVSHAIDREAITESILAGIDDPAVGPLSPELTEWANPDLETDPYDPDRARALLSDAGWTHGDEVRTRDGSELAIECLTFDARDLPLVAEVIQDHLATVGIDVDVTTMDYATMVDWVEQETFDTYLTSWGTLWYPDPDRLTEMYHSTAASLHHGYENDRVDTLLEAARELDERDARLERYHEVQSIVYEEAPIAVLTNYTNVVATTAEVSGYEPHPTEARYGLESITLNGD; encoded by the coding sequence ATGACGGAACACGACTACGTTACGATGGACCGACGAACCGCACTGCAAGCGACGCTCGGAACGGCGGCGTTCGCCGTCGCCGGCTGCTTCTCGAACGATCCCGACGACGGAACCGACTTCCGCATCGGCGGTAGATGGGCACCGAATCGGGATCCCCTCGACAGTGGTGACCAGACTCGTCGACTCGGGATCACCGAGGCGCTGGTGGACGTCGACTACGACGCGAATCCGGTCGCCGGCCTCGCGACCGAGTGGAATCGGCTCGACGACCATCGCTGGGAGTTCGTCCTTCGAGAGGACGTCAGCTTTCACGACGGCGAATTGCTCGACGCGGCGGCAACCGTAACGTCGCTCCGGCGCACTACCGAGTCGGCCGCGTTCGAAGACGTCCCGATCGAGACCGTCGATGCGGTCGATACGACTACCGTCGCCATCGAGACGGAGACGCCGTTCTCGCCGCTTCCAGCGCACCTCTCGCGCAACGAGGCGGCAATTCTCAGTCCCGACAACATCGGTTCGGACGGGGTGATCGACGAGCCGATCGGTACCGGTCCGTTCGCTGTCGATGAGTTCCATCCGGAGTCCGAACTGCACCTCGTTCGTCACGACGACTACCACGGAAACCTGCCCGGCTTCGAAACCGTTCGTTACGAAGTCGTCGACGATGACCAGACCCGGCGAATGAAGCTCGAAAACGGAGAAATCGAGATGGCGCGAATGCTCCCGAATGAGACGGTCGAACCGCTCGAATCGGCCGACGGTATCGACGTTTACACGCCTGAAATTCCCCGAATCCGATTCCTCACGTTCGATACCCGATCGGAACCGTTCGCCGATAAACGAGTTCGGCAGGCGGTCTCCCACGCGATCGACCGCGAGGCGATCACCGAATCGATTCTCGCCGGAATCGACGATCCCGCCGTCGGACCGCTCTCGCCGGAGCTTACGGAGTGGGCGAATCCTGATCTCGAGACCGATCCGTACGACCCCGATCGCGCTCGCGCGCTGCTTTCGGATGCCGGCTGGACGCACGGCGACGAGGTCCGCACTCGCGACGGCTCGGAACTCGCTATCGAGTGTCTTACGTTTGATGCGAGGGATCTCCCCCTCGTCGCTGAAGTGATTCAGGACCACCTCGCCACGGTCGGGATCGACGTCGACGTGACGACGATGGACTACGCCACGATGGTCGACTGGGTCGAACAGGAGACATTCGACACGTATCTCACGTCGTGGGGGACGTTGTGGTATCCCGATCCCGACCGGCTCACGGAGATGTACCATTCGACGGCCGCATCGTTACATCACGGCTACGAAAACGACCGCGTCGATACGCTACTGGAAGCGGCACGCGAACTCGACGAGCGCGACGCGCGTCTGGAACGCTATCACGAGGTTCAGTCGATCGTCTATGAGGAAGCTCCGATCGCGGTCTTGACCAACTACACGAACGTCGTCGCGACCACGGCCGAGGTAAGCGGCTACGAACCCCATCCGACAGAAGCGCGGTACGGGCTCGAGTCGATAACACTGAACGGCGATTGA